In Bombus vancouverensis nearcticus chromosome 1, iyBomVanc1_principal, whole genome shotgun sequence, a single genomic region encodes these proteins:
- the LOC117153655 gene encoding nudC domain-containing protein 3 isoform X2 translates to MHFLDFCIDDFYVESGPDQKLGFPTGTIEKLVLHSFQKWKNIYKFSSGSDPPDTQDIIIQNNDKDQDETMTIEEDSLIPQVDHEVEIETCKESMNQLGHLIERDRSCDSYNGAVRENYTWSQTISDIDVLVKLPSCIRTAKDLRVQLDSKEIKIEARTSRVEQNQEIEECRYFIWSTIFKGELRFKIRKDESMWSIVPGQYISIHFEKASERWWEALIIGEPKIDLSKIDCSRNLDEMGSEEQMKVQELMWNHQQKLMGKPTSEQIKMERVLRKAWDAEGSPFEGSPYDPSLMNFN, encoded by the exons ATGCATTTTTTGGATTTTTGTATAGATG ATTTTTATGTCGAATCGGGACCAGATCAAAAACTTGGATTCCCAACTGGTACAATAGAAAAGCTTGTCTTACATAGTTTTCAAAAATGGAAGAACATCTATAAATTTTCCAGTGGATCAGATCCTCCAGACACACAGGACATTATTATCCAAAATAATGATAAAGACCAAGACGAAACAATGACAATTGAAGAAGATTCCCTTATTCCACAAGTTGATCACGAAGTAGAAATTGAAACATGCAAAGAAAGTATGAATCAACTTGGTCATTTAATTGAGAGAGATAGGTCATGTGACAGCTACAATGGTGCAGTAAGGGAAAATTACACTTGGTCACAAACTATCAGTGATATAGATGTGCTCGTAAAACTTCCTAGTTGCATAAGAACAGCAAAAGATTTAAGGGTTCAGCTTGATTCAAAAGAAATCAAAATAGAAGCAAGAACATCAAGAGTCGAACAGAATCAAGAAATAGAGGAATGTCGTTATTTTATATGGTCTACAATTTTCAAAGGAGAATTGCGCTTTAAAATTCGAAAAGATGAATCAATGTGGAGTATAGTACCTGGACAATATATTAGT ATTCATTTTGAAAAAGCTTCTGAGCGATGGTGGGAAGCATTGATAATCGGTGAACCAAAAATTGATTTGAGTAAAATAGATTGTTCAAGAAATTTAGATGAAATGGGATCAGAAGAACAGATGAAAGTTCAAGAGTTGATGTGGAATCATCAACAAAAGCTTATGGGTAAACCAACTTCTGAACAGATT AAAATGGAAAGGGTATTGAGAAAAGCGTGGGATGCAGAAGGATCTCCCTTCGAGGGTTCCCCATATGATCCTTCATTAATGAACTTCAATTGA
- the LOC117153655 gene encoding nudC domain-containing protein 3 isoform X1: MCSVHDQAFLQILQEERDITNFLDAFFGFLYRCTDFYVESGPDQKLGFPTGTIEKLVLHSFQKWKNIYKFSSGSDPPDTQDIIIQNNDKDQDETMTIEEDSLIPQVDHEVEIETCKESMNQLGHLIERDRSCDSYNGAVRENYTWSQTISDIDVLVKLPSCIRTAKDLRVQLDSKEIKIEARTSRVEQNQEIEECRYFIWSTIFKGELRFKIRKDESMWSIVPGQYISIHFEKASERWWEALIIGEPKIDLSKIDCSRNLDEMGSEEQMKVQELMWNHQQKLMGKPTSEQIKMERVLRKAWDAEGSPFEGSPYDPSLMNFN; the protein is encoded by the exons ATGTGTTCTGTTCATGATCAagcatttttacaaattttacaagAAGAGAGAGACATTACAAATTTTCTAGATGCATTTTTTGGATTTTTGTATAGATG tACAGATTTTTATGTCGAATCGGGACCAGATCAAAAACTTGGATTCCCAACTGGTACAATAGAAAAGCTTGTCTTACATAGTTTTCAAAAATGGAAGAACATCTATAAATTTTCCAGTGGATCAGATCCTCCAGACACACAGGACATTATTATCCAAAATAATGATAAAGACCAAGACGAAACAATGACAATTGAAGAAGATTCCCTTATTCCACAAGTTGATCACGAAGTAGAAATTGAAACATGCAAAGAAAGTATGAATCAACTTGGTCATTTAATTGAGAGAGATAGGTCATGTGACAGCTACAATGGTGCAGTAAGGGAAAATTACACTTGGTCACAAACTATCAGTGATATAGATGTGCTCGTAAAACTTCCTAGTTGCATAAGAACAGCAAAAGATTTAAGGGTTCAGCTTGATTCAAAAGAAATCAAAATAGAAGCAAGAACATCAAGAGTCGAACAGAATCAAGAAATAGAGGAATGTCGTTATTTTATATGGTCTACAATTTTCAAAGGAGAATTGCGCTTTAAAATTCGAAAAGATGAATCAATGTGGAGTATAGTACCTGGACAATATATTAGT ATTCATTTTGAAAAAGCTTCTGAGCGATGGTGGGAAGCATTGATAATCGGTGAACCAAAAATTGATTTGAGTAAAATAGATTGTTCAAGAAATTTAGATGAAATGGGATCAGAAGAACAGATGAAAGTTCAAGAGTTGATGTGGAATCATCAACAAAAGCTTATGGGTAAACCAACTTCTGAACAGATT AAAATGGAAAGGGTATTGAGAAAAGCGTGGGATGCAGAAGGATCTCCCTTCGAGGGTTCCCCATATGATCCTTCATTAATGAACTTCAATTGA
- the LOC117153661 gene encoding protein C10, giving the protein MTDLPVFTSEVAKAVLTDVLTALNTPENTKKLAEAKENSGNEMLKMMQFVFPIVVQIQMDVIKNYGFSEGREGTVQFVQLLRALEREDPEIAQLHSQVRSYFLPPVTISSSTEASL; this is encoded by the exons ATGACTGATTTACCTGTTTTTACTTCGGAAGTTGCAAAAG CTGTTTTAACTGACGTTCTAACAGCATTAAATACTCCAGAAAATACTAAAAAACTTGCAGAAGCTAAGGAAAATTCTGGAAATGAAATGCTGAAAATGATGCAGTTTGTTTTTCCAATTGTAGTACAAATTCAAATGGATGTTATTAAGAACTATGGTTTCTCAGAAGGTCGGGAAG GTACAGTTCAATTTGTGCAATTACTCAGAGCTCTAGAAAGGGAAGATCCTGAGATAGCACAATTACATAGTCAAGTTCGATCATATTTTCTTCCGCCTGTTACTATAAGTTCTTCAACTGAAGCATCTCtttaa